From the genome of Microtus pennsylvanicus isolate mMicPen1 chromosome 17, mMicPen1.hap1, whole genome shotgun sequence:
ATTTTCCAAGCAAAACCAAAAGCATGTCTTCCCTATATAATTGTTTAAGTTTCAACTGAGAAAATCTGTATCAGCAAACAGGGTATGGCCCAGTCTGAGTCTCCAGCTTCTGTGTTAATGTGCTgtcccatcccctccctccccccaggaCAGTGACTGCAGCTCCAACCTAACTCTGGCCACTCCTCCATACAGGCATGCTGACTGCAGCTTCAGGCCATCCATATGCCAAGGCCCATGATGACACCCAACAACACTGGGGAGGTGGCCAGCTCCATTCCCAAGGGGGTACTGGGGATTTCCCTGGCCCTGTCAAGTCTCATCGTTGTCGCCAACCTGCTCCTGGCCCTAGGCATCGCCCTGGACCGCCACCTGCGCAGCCCACCTGCTGGCTGCTTCTTCCTAAGCCTGTTACTGGCCGGGCTACTTACAGGGCTGGCACTACCCATGCTCCCTGGGCTGTGGAGCAGGAGCCACCGGGGCTACTggtcctgtctctttctccacttGGCCCCcaacttctctttcctctccctgcttGCCAACCTGCTGCTCGTGCACGGGGAGCGATATGTGGCAGTGTTGCAGCCACTGCGGCCCCATGGGAGTTTGCGGCTAGCCCTGCTCCTCACCTGGGCCAGCCCCCTGCTCTTTGCCAGCCTGCCTGCTCTGGGCTGGAACCATTGGAGTCCTGGTGCCAACTGCAGCTCCcaagctgtcttcccagcccccTACCTCTACCTCGAAGTCTACGGGCTCCTTCTGCCTGCTGTGGGAGCTGCCGCCCTTCTGTCTGTCCGAGTGCTGGCTACTGCCCACCGCCAGCTGCAGGAGATCTGCCGACTGGAGCGGGCAGTGTGCCGTGATACTCCTTCAACCCTGGCCAGGACTCTCACCTGGAGGCAGGCTAGGGCGCAGGCAGGAGCCACGCTGCTCTTTTTGCTGTGTTGGGGACCCTATGTGGCCACACTGCTCCTGTCAGTGCTGGCCTATGAGCGGCGCCCACCACTAGGGCCAGGAACTCTGTTATCCCTCATCTCACTGGGCAGCGCCAGCGCGGCAGCTGTGCCTGTGGCCATGGGTCTGGGCGATCAGCGCTACACAGCCCCATGGAGGGCAGCTGCCCAAAGGTGGCTGCGAGCGCTTCGAGGAAGGGCCAAGAGGGACAGTCCAGGCCCCGGCACCACTGCCTACCACCCCAGCAGCCAAAGCAGCATGGACCTGAACTTGAACTAGGGAAGCCTCCCAGGAGCGTTCATCCATCTCCTATGCCCTACTTCTCTGGGTTGGAGCCCTTGCTCCATGAGACCTCACCCTGACCAAATAAATCTCTGGCTACCATTTCAAGTTATCTCCTTCCATATCTCAGTAAGGGAGAGGGGCAGGTTGACTGCCTTAGATGGACCCAGAGACAGACTGAGCACCAGAGAGATTTCACCTCCAACTAAGCACTGTTCTGTCCAGCCGCCACAAAATGCACACGGACACTGCCTCTGGgaagtatattttatttacatttttaaaatctgtaactagtctctcttcctcctttccttccccagagAGTTGGGAAGGGAAAGAACGGGAACCTCAAAGACCTACCCCCCACATACAAAGACGCACCCCATGGCTCACACCAGCAAATCAAAGTGAAAGAAACGTGGGCCTCCTAAAGGGCCCCAGGgctggacaggagagggagggccTGGTAAGGTGGGTTTCCAGGGAAGAAAAGGACAAGGAGTGGGCAGGTCAGCTGAAGGGATTGGAAAGCAGTCCAACGcactccctccttttccctctgtaCCCTGCACCTCTGCTGGGGAAGAGAGGGCAGGGGTCTCCCTTTATCCCCTCAACACCAGACACCATGCCAGAGCCGCTGCTAACGGTCAGGTCTCTGGACACAAAACACTTTCGCTTTGTGGTCTCCTGATGTTGTCACCACCAGGGAGGCATCTCTGTGGACAGAAAAGGGGGGTGAAATTACCGAAGAACCTGAGGCCCATGCCCCAGAGATCCTAAGGCAGCTGCTCCAGCATCACGTCCATTCTAGGTCCCTAGCTGAGTCTGCACCTGGTTCTCAAGCCCTCCCCCCAAAGCCAGGGACCTGACCCACTGTGTCCACAGAAACTGCAAGAGAATCCATGAAGGAAACCCCTAGTATGGGAACAAGACAGATCCAAGGGGGACAGGTTCATTCTCAGCACCCTGCCCCACAatgggtggggacagaggacctCAGGACTGTGACTGCACAGGTGACCTGGCATTCATTCCTTCATCAAAGGATGAAACCAGGCATTGGCTGACTTCCCTCAGAAATCTACCGTTCCCCAGGGACCTGTGCCACCCCACCCTAGACCCCCTTCCTAGAGCTGCCAGCCCATCATGCTTACTTGCTGAGGGCGAAGTCCAAGATCTCAGCAGTGTGGCCCCGGTAGTCAGTAAGCAGGCGGCCAGTCCGGGCATCCCAGAGACGAACAATGCCATCCAGGCTACAGGTGTATACCACAGCAGTGCCAGCCTCCCACAGCAGCTGAACAATGCCCGACTGTCCCGGAATGTGACACAGTAACAAAGTAGGGCAAAagtcaggagggagaggagacacTGTCCCCACGCTCAGAAAGAGCAGGGCACAGGGCCACAGAGGACAGACTACCTCTTAGCCAGCACAACAGCCCGCTGAGTAGGAACAAAGCCTCAGACATCATACCTGGTGCTGACACTGGTGCCGGAGTGTCTGAGTGGACAGGTCGTAGATGGCCAAGGTTCCATCCAAATAGCCAACAGCAGCCAGAGGCATCCTTGGAAGCAGAAGAACAAGGAAGGTTCTGGAGGCTCGAGATTTATgtaccttccctccctcctccctggtcCTAATGACTGGGTCCCTCTGCAAAgccacctcctccctccacctcggGTTTCCAGGCCAAGActctgctcacactcacacactgcagAAGCCCAAGGACTCCACGGAGTTGGACTCACTCTCCTCTCCCTCACCCAGGCTGGGCTGGGAAGCGACTGTCTCAGGTCTGAACACACCCACCACCTACAAGTAAGA
Proteins encoded in this window:
- the Gpbar1 gene encoding G-protein coupled bile acid receptor 1, coding for MPRPMMTPNNTGEVASSIPKGVLGISLALSSLIVVANLLLALGIALDRHLRSPPAGCFFLSLLLAGLLTGLALPMLPGLWSRSHRGYWSCLFLHLAPNFSFLSLLANLLLVHGERYVAVLQPLRPHGSLRLALLLTWASPLLFASLPALGWNHWSPGANCSSQAVFPAPYLYLEVYGLLLPAVGAAALLSVRVLATAHRQLQEICRLERAVCRDTPSTLARTLTWRQARAQAGATLLFLLCWGPYVATLLLSVLAYERRPPLGPGTLLSLISLGSASAAAVPVAMGLGDQRYTAPWRAAAQRWLRALRGRAKRDSPGPGTTAYHPSSQSSMDLNLN